The Trueperaceae bacterium sequence TCGCTTCATTTTTTTGATATGGTTCACTTAATTACCCGGTAGAGGAAACGGAACCATTTTATGAGTACACGCCCGAATATCCTGTGGTACTGCACCGACCAACAGCGTTTTGACACTATCGGGGCGCTCAACAACCCGCATGTTCAAACCCCACGCCTTGATAGCTTCATGCGAGAGGCAGTCACTTTCACGCATACTTACTGCCAGAGCCCAGTATGCACGCCAAGTAGAGCCAGCTTTCTCACGGGAATGTACCCCAGTGCATTACACGTGAACGGTAATGGAAGTGCAGATTTCCCAGTTGCGCTTGAGGATCACCTTGTGACTAATCGTTTGGCGAGAGAGGGGTACGACTGTGGCTTGATAGGTAAGCTTCATATTGCCTCGGCATACAACGGAATTGAAAATCGTGTTGATGATGGTTATCGGACCTTTCATTACAGCCACGGTAATCGGAAAGACGGACATGACTATTTCGATTGGATCCGCCAGCAAGGCGAGAATCCCGAAGTTCACCTCAAAAATCGGACTGAGAACCCATTAGTTAATGCCGCTGGTATTCCGAAACAGCTGCAGAAGGCGGGTTTGTACCTCCCAACAGAAGAATCAGATAATGTCCCACCTCACTTACACCAAAGTTTCTGGTGTACTGAGATGGCTGTGGATTTTTTGGAGGCTAACGAAAGTAATGAACAGCCTTGGCTTCTGAGTATCAACCCATTCGATCCGCACCCCCCGTTCGATCCGCCTTGGGAGTACTACCGTCGTTATGATCCTGAAAGTTTGCCTGGTGCTCACTTCAAGGACAGTGACATTGCGCAACAAAAGAAACTAGCTAACGCGGGTGTTGATTTCCAGTCTGAGACACAACACCCAGAGGAATTCGGTCACCAGGCCATGCAAGCAGCTTACTACGCTATGATTACGCAACTCGACCACCAGTTTGGTCGGTTACTTGATCACCTTGAAGAGATAGGGCAACGCGACAACACCATAATTATTTTCACTAGTGACCATGGTGAAGCTCTTGGAGATCATGGTCTAAGTCAAAAGGGCTGCCGGTTTTACGAGGGGTCAGTGCGTGTACCGTTAATGATCTCTTGGCCTGGGCATTTTCGAGAGGGAATTACGAGCGACGCTCTGGTGGAACTTAGTGACTTAACACCTACCTTTTATGACCTTCTCAATATCGAACCGCCGTACGATGTTCAGGGCAAGTCGCTACTACCTGTTTTAACTGGGAAATCAGTCGAACACCGTGATTTTGTTCGTTCTGAGTTTTTAGGAGCACTTGCCCTGCCGGACCAGACTCATGCCACGATGTACCGCGATCGTAAATGGAAACTCATTACGTACCATGCGAAAAACATGTTTGAGCTTTTTGATTTAGAGAGCGACCCTTGGGAACATAATGACCTGTCGGGCGACCCTAATTATCAGGCCATAAAGTGGGACTTGGTACGCCGTAGTTTTGACGCCACTATCGACGCACTCCCCAGAAGCACCCCCAGAGTTGGGCCTTACTAATGAGTTGGGGTAACACCAAGTTCGGTTACACCACCGGAATTAGGTTGGCATGACATTAACTATTGTTCAGATTAATGCGTTTACTAACAAACCGTTTAGTGGTAATCCAGCTGCCGTGTGTTTGCTTCCCGAACCCGCATCTGAAAGTTGGATGCAAGCAGTAGCGAAAGAGATGAATCTCTCCGAAACTGCTTTCCTTGTGGCTCATCACGATGGTTATGACTTGCGTTGGTTCACTCCATCTGTAGAGGTTGATTTGTGTGGTCACGCTACTTTAGCTAGTGCGCATCACTTGTGGGAAGTTGGTCACCTGTCAGTCGATGATACTGCTCAGTTCCACACCGCTAGTGGACTATTGACCGTTGAACGTGAGGCCGACACGATGGTCATGAATTTCCCCGCTACTCCCCCAGTGTTGAGCGACCCACCAACAGAGTTACTCGAGGTTATTAATGCTGACGTGAATTACGTTGGGAGGAGCTCTTTTGATTACCTCGTGGAAGTACCTTCCGAAAATGATGTTCGTAATCTCGACGCTCATGATTTTGCTGTGCTTACCCAACTCGATTCACGTGGAATCATTGTGACTGCTTCTAGTGATAGTGACTCATTTGATTTTGTGTCGCGCTTCTTTGGCTCAGGAGTGGGCATAGTTGAGGATCCAGTTACGGGATCAGCGCATTGTGCTTTGGGGCCGTACTGGGCTGAAAAACTAGGTAAATCCGACCTGATGGCTTTCCAGGTTTCTGCGAGAGGTGGACAAATCGGAATTCGTATGAAAAGGGATCGGGTTCTGCTGATTGGCCAAGCAGTAACGGTAATGCAGGGTGAACTCCTCACCCCACTCGAACGGCCGTAATGGAATTAGTAGGGTCAGGTAAGAATCAGAAATGCTTTGTTCACGACTAAGGATTGTTAATTAAAGGTGGGTTCTTATGACGAGTGAACACAAGTTAAAAGTTCAGCAGGTCACGTGGGGCCCAAATCATCATTTCTTTGGTTACATTGGGCATGTTCAGAATATTCCTTGGAATTTGTCTGAACGTTACATTTTGGCGCTCGAGAGTAACTTCCATGATCATCTTCCCAGTGGGCATGAACCAGCTGGTGTTGTACTGATCGACACCCATGATAATTACTCAGTTAGTTTGGTTGATCAGTCACGCGGGTGGAATCCGCAGCAGGGCACAATGTTCTACTGGAATCCTGAGGCTCAGGAGAACCAGTTTTTTTTTAATGATCGGGATGCAGTAACGAACGAGGTTTTTTGCGTGCTGTTTGACCGGTCTTTAGGTCCTGATGGTGAACGCGTCAGGGAGTACCGCTTTCAGGGACGACCGATTGGTAATTCCGGTGTTGCGCAGCAGGGTGGTTGGTTCTTAGGGATTAATTACGGTCGTCTTGGGCGGTTACGAGCCGTAACTGGTTACCATGGCGCAGCTGATTGGACTGAAGGGATTAAGCACCCCAAGGATGATGGGGTGTTCAAAGTTAATGTCGGGACGGGGGAATGCGATTTACTCGTTTCGTTCAACGAATTAGCAGAGGCTATCCGGCCGGCTGACCCTCAAGTTGATGAGCTTGATTTATTCATTAATCACACCCTCTGGAGTCGTGATGACACTCGTATCTTCTTTTTCGTTAGGGGAGGCTGGCAAGAGGGAGCCAGAAAATCAATTAATGCTGCTTTTGTGATGCGTCCCGACGGGAGAGAATTAACCCGGCTGGGCACTCACATTGGTGGTCATCCTGAATGGGATTTTGGTGGCCGTATGATTGGAGCGTTAAGCGGCAGGCAAGTGGTGTTCGATGTTGATCGTCAGTTAGTAGTTGGGCAGCTTGGTGACACCAAAATTTTTCCTGACGCTCAGGGCGACGTTGCACTCTCCCCTGAGGGCGACTGGCTAGTTAATGGCCATAAGGACTCTCAGGAGGCTCAGAATTATTTTACTTTCTACCGCCGATCGGACGGCACGCACGTACGATCACCGGGTTTCGACATTGGTTCGTGGGTTTCGGGTGATCTGCGTCAGGATCCATCCCCATGTTGGAATCGAAGTGGAAGCAAAATACTGGTGCCTGGTTTGTCAGCACGGGATGATCATACAAGGCAGTTGTTCCTCATTTCTTTGTTGCCAGATCAACCTTAATTAAGTCGTTAATGTTGGTTGAGTACAGTAGAATGCTATTTACACAGGAGGGGACTTAATGACGTCTGAGCAGGCAGTTGAAAAGCGTGAACAGATGCTG is a genomic window containing:
- a CDS encoding sulfatase; translated protein: MSTRPNILWYCTDQQRFDTIGALNNPHVQTPRLDSFMREAVTFTHTYCQSPVCTPSRASFLTGMYPSALHVNGNGSADFPVALEDHLVTNRLAREGYDCGLIGKLHIASAYNGIENRVDDGYRTFHYSHGNRKDGHDYFDWIRQQGENPEVHLKNRTENPLVNAAGIPKQLQKAGLYLPTEESDNVPPHLHQSFWCTEMAVDFLEANESNEQPWLLSINPFDPHPPFDPPWEYYRRYDPESLPGAHFKDSDIAQQKKLANAGVDFQSETQHPEEFGHQAMQAAYYAMITQLDHQFGRLLDHLEEIGQRDNTIIIFTSDHGEALGDHGLSQKGCRFYEGSVRVPLMISWPGHFREGITSDALVELSDLTPTFYDLLNIEPPYDVQGKSLLPVLTGKSVEHRDFVRSEFLGALALPDQTHATMYRDRKWKLITYHAKNMFELFDLESDPWEHNDLSGDPNYQAIKWDLVRRSFDATIDALPRSTPRVGPY
- a CDS encoding oxidoreductase, whose product is MTLTIVQINAFTNKPFSGNPAAVCLLPEPASESWMQAVAKEMNLSETAFLVAHHDGYDLRWFTPSVEVDLCGHATLASAHHLWEVGHLSVDDTAQFHTASGLLTVEREADTMVMNFPATPPVLSDPPTELLEVINADVNYVGRSSFDYLVEVPSENDVRNLDAHDFAVLTQLDSRGIIVTASSDSDSFDFVSRFFGSGVGIVEDPVTGSAHCALGPYWAEKLGKSDLMAFQVSARGGQIGIRMKRDRVLLIGQAVTVMQGELLTPLERP